GCTCGGCGTTAGCTCCCGGGGGCAGCGCCTCGGCCCGCGCCTCGGCGGTGAATTTCAGGATGCGCATGGTGGTGTCGTCGTTATAGAGCACCGTGCCCTGCGCCGCCTGCTGGGCCAGCTCCTCCACCGCGGGGGCGAGGCACGGCGCGGCCGCCGCGACCACATCCCATTGGGTAGTGGCCGGCAGGGGGATGGCCAGCGCCTGCTCCAGGCGTTGGATGCGATGAAACGGCAGCCCGCAGCCGTATTTCAGCAAGGCGATCATGGCGGCGGCGGTCGCGTCGTATTTCGCCGCGCCCACGCCCGCGGGGGGGTCGGCCGTAAACACCGTGCCGCACAGCCCACAGCGCAGCCGCTCCAGGGTGTAGACCTGCGCCTGCAGGGGCGCCACGCCGGTGACGCGCACCAGGACGGCGGGCTCCTGGCGTTGGACATAGACCCGGCCGGTGCAACCGGGCTCGGGACAGGGGTCGCCCTGCTTCAAGGTGGCGTGGGCAACCGGGATGCGCGGGGCGCGGGGATACTTGTCGGCCCCGTTGCGGCCGTGGCCAGTGCGTGTCTTTTGGTGGGGCGGCAGCGTGGCATCGCCGTCGCTGGCGCCCGGCGCCGCCGGGTCGGCGTCGGCCGGCGGCGCCGGGGCATCGCGCGGCGCTGGCTGGTCCTTGCCCAGGACCGTGTCCGTGGTCTCGGTGCGGGGTCCGAAAATCAGCCGACGCACCCGCTCCAGGGTGGTGGTCGTGGTCTCCAGTTCCTCGGTCAGGCGCGCCAAGGTGTCGACCGCCGCCTTGAGGGTGGCGTGGTCATCCACCGGCAGCGCTTGGGTACGGGTGCGCTCGACAATGGCATCGAGTCGCGCGATGGGGACCGACACCCGCGGGGTGCGCGGGTTCTTACGCCAGCTCATGCCGCGACTGGCCGGTGGTGCAGGAGCGTCGTGTTCATACACGGCGTTATACCGCATCGTACACCGCCACGTCACGCCCCCGGCGTCAACGCCCGCCACACCGGCGCCCCCGCCGCGGCGCGCCAATCCCCACCGGCGAGCAATACCGCCAGTTCCTGGGGGGCCAGCACCTGCCCCGGCGGGCCGCTCGGCCAGTGCCGAAAGCGGCCTTCGGACAGGCGCTTCTGACACAGCCAGAAACCCTGGCCGTCGTAGACCAGGAGCTTGATCGCGGTACCGCGGCGGTTGCGGAAGACGAAGAGTGCTCCACTCATGGGCTCGTCCGCCAACACCTGGCGCACCCGCCGGGCAAGACCATCAATGCCTTGGCGAAAGTCCGCCGGGTCCGTCGCGACCAAGACCCGCAACTGCGGGGTCAGGGCAAGCACGGCGCCGCCTCCCACAGGCGACACGCCACCGTCGCGACCTCGCCGGTCGCCGCCCCGGTCCACTCGATGCGCAACGAACGACCACGGGCGTCGGACAGGGTCAGCACGCAGCCCGGCCCCGACGGTGGTAAGCCCAGCATCATTTCCACAAAGGCCGGCGGCGCCGTGGTGGGCACCGGCAGGGGCGCTGTCCGCGCCGTCAGCCGCCGCTTCAAACCGGCGTAGTCCAGTCGCAGCGTCGTGGCGACCTTGCTTACCCCATGGCGGGCGGCCAGTTCAACCGCCCGCGACCACAGTTCCGCGGGAATGCGCGCGCCCTGGGACGTGGTGTTGCGCCAGTGGGCAAAGGCCGCGGCCGTCTGTGCCAGATCGGCCGCGGCGGCAAGTGACAGTGACATCGTGGAGCCTCCGGATCACCAAAAACGGGGCTCCTACGCTACCGGGCTAGGGACGGGATTTCATGCAGCCTTACCGGAAGGACACCCTCCACCCCATAGGTATCGTAGAACTCCAACTGGTCGCGGAGATCCTTGGCGCTGTTGGACGGCGACAGGACCTCGAAGACGACCTGGGGGGCGATGCCGTCCTCCTCCCACTGGCGATAAGACCGGCGGGGGCCCTTGGGCCGGCCGAAGGCGACCATGGCGTCCGGGGCCATGGGGCCGATGATGTGCCGGTCCGGCACCGGGTACCAGAAGAGGTCACCGGCGACGAAGACGTCCGGGCGGTCGGCGAACAGGATCTCCAGGTTCTCCTTGATCTTGACGATCCAGTCGAATTGCAGGGTATTGTCCGCCATCGGCGCTCCGTCACTCTCGGGGTAGGGGTCGGCGGGATCGATGCGCAACAAGGGGTTCATAACGCTTGCTCCAGGCCGCCGCGGCGGCCCCTGGGACCGTCGGGCCTGCCTGGCCGGCCCGCGCCGAGTGGTGAGGATGGGCACGCTTTCCTTGGCCCAGCCTCGGGGGTCAACGACGGATAACGGATAAACGGAGAGGAAACTCAACCACACAAGCCGGAACTATGGCCCCAATCTTAGCCAGGCCGAGGAGGCCGGGCAAGCCGGTTACCGTGAACGCCAGGCCGAGAACCCGTTGGGGCGGCTTCAGCCGCGACGCGAGCACGCAAAGGATTCACACGAACTTCGCCGCCAAGCGGACGCTCCGTGCGCGCCGCCGGCCCAAGCCCCAACGGGGCGTTCTATCTCAGCCCAGGGCAACGCCCTGGGTGTTGGTTGGTTCCTTGATGAGCCCTGAAGGGGCGTGACATAAGCGGCAGAGGCGGGCGCGCTATGTCGTCCATGATGTCGCCAGTGGTCACGCCCCTTCATCGCTTCACGGCATATCCTCCGATACCCAGGGCGCTGCCCTGGGGTGGTCTTGCCGGTCTGGCGCGGGGCCTGGAGCAGGAACTACGTCTTGCGATCGATCAGCGTCGGCACCCTGCTTCAACCGACCCTACGACGACCAATCGCAGACGCGCATCCGTCTGGAGACCGAGGCCAAGCTGGTGCTTCAAGACCGGGTGCGCGAGGGGGCCTGCGATCTCGTGTGGTCGGCGATCCTGGACTTCAAGAACGCGAAGAACCCCTTCGCGGCCCGTCGGCAGGCGATCGGCAAATGGCGCGCGTTGGCGGTCGAGTGCGTGACGATCGACGAGTCCGTGCTCGCCCGCGCCCGCGAGGCCATGGATCTGGGTCTCGGCGAATACGATGCCCTGCACGTTGGGGCAGCGATTGCGGGCCGCGCTGATATGCTTGTCACCACCGATGACAAATTGCTGCGACGGGTTCGGGCCATGCCGGACTTGACCGCGCTGCCCCCGGGCGAGGCGCTGGCTGTTCTGGAGCGATGGTATGAAAACTGAAAGCGAGTTGCGCCTGGACGGAATGCAGGCATTGATCCACGCACTCGGATTGGTCGACGCCGAACGGTTCGTGGCAGCGGTGTCGCGCGACCGCTTCGATTATACCGAGTGGCGGCAGCGGGGACTGCCGCTTCTCTCGCTGGACGCGCTGGCAGCGCAGGCGAATCGGCTTTCCGAGACACTGAAATAGGGCTCACAGGCCGGATGGGGCAGAGAGGTTCCGGCAAACTGCCGGACGGGGCATTTGCCCCGTCCGAAACGTTTTCTTCTGACCTGCCGGCTTGTGCCGATGGCCGACTTCCGAATGTAAGGTTCGGGACGGGCCGAATGCTCCGTCCCGCCGCGGTTGATGGGGCACACCCTGTCCGGCTCAAGAACCGCGCCCTGCTTTGCAAGAGCCTCTTTGTTTGTGTAAATATTTGTTAACGCTGTAGTCCTTGACACGTGTAATAAACATTGGTATTCTCAAGTAGTCTGAGCTTTTACCAAAGAATATGTCAGTTGGTAGCGACTTGCTTCCTGCCGAGCGCCGAGCGGGTACTGCTCAGCTGCGCATCTACTTGGGTTAGGCAAATGAGAAAGCGACATCAGTCTGCATTTAGCTGCCGTACCCATTGGAAAAATCTCGGGAAATTTGCGCCAGCCATCCGAAGCGCCAACATGTCAAATGAGTCCTCGATACTATGAAACACCGCGCTGATCATTTTCGATTTGTTCATGCATTAGTTCTTGGTATTATTTCCTGCCTCGTTTGGCCTCACTTGAGTTTTGCCAAGGCCGGCGACGCTCCTAGTGATAGCCAACGACTGCTGTCTACTGTCGCATCACCATCTGGTGCTTACGCTGGACGCTCAGGAGTCAACCCCTACGAATCATTAAAGTCTTTTCCTAAAGATGCAATTTTTATAGTCGACACAGGAGGAGACCTCGATAAATATGTATTTAAGGAAGACGTCGTAGACGGAAAATTAAGAATTGCGATTCCCGTTTCAAGATTTTTTGGAGAGGTAGATGCCGATGGTAAATTGCAAAATATCCAAACAATGATTGACCGCGGAATCATTGGTAAAGAGGCTAGATTGTTAATAAATGTCTATGACGTAGACAACGATTATCAGGGTACCGAGGTTAGACCTGAGCAAGATTTTGTCTTCTTTAATGGAAAACAACTGAAAGACCCTCTGACTAGTGGAAACGATACGTGGAGTACTAGAAGCTATACGATACCGACTAGCGAGATTAAGTTTCCAAAAAAATCATCGGGTAGCGATAAAATCGTCCCAGCGGATAACAATATAGAAATTCTCGTTGATCGCGCTAATGCGGAAACCAACATCTGGGCGACTGAGGTCGACTGGATTGCATTAGAGATAGATGGTATCAGGCCAATTGTCTTGATTCATGGACATGGTGGAGACCCGAGTACATGGACCACATTTACATCTTTCCTAAGATCCGATAATGCGCCATTCTATTTGCCTTTGTCAGGCGAGACAGAGTCCTATGGGTGTATTAGTGCGAACGCCGGTCATGTGTCCGAAATCGTTCAGAAAGTTAAGGATGTATACGGAGTTGAAAAGGTGAATTTGGTAACGCACAGCAGAGGTGGCGTGGATTCTAGGCGATATATCCGTAATGGGAATGCTGCTAACGTCAATTCTTTAATTCAATTATCTGCACCGAATCACGGAGCCGGAATTGGAGCGTTAGGTAACTCTTGCAGTGCTGATGATTTACAAAGAGGTCATTTTCGGGATAATTTTAACTATCAGCCAATCCGTATTCCGGTTAGCGGCGCATTTAATGACGAATATAGGTACTTACCTCTTTACAATATAGAAGAAAACGCCGTTCCGACCTTGGTTACGATTGGTGATGATGATTATGTTGTTGATACAAATAGCGCAACCTTTCCTTGGACACCAACATGCCAAGGTAAAATAGATGTAATCGAATCAAAGTGCCCAGATATTATAGTGAAATCAAGGAGTATAGGGGGCGAGACAACGTGGCCCGAAGCTACAAATGTCAACCGACTCGCAGCGGGCTTAGATCATGGCGGTATTCATGATGACAAGTCCACTTATGACTGGGTAATCAGCCAAATAGGGCGTTTGACGGCTCAGGTGGCTTCTACTACGAAATCGCTTTCCTCTACCGAAGTTTCGCAAGCCGCGACCCAGGATGAGAATACAAGCCTAATTTCGAGTGATGCCTATCTGATAAGATCAGGTGAAACTAAGAGTCATACGGTGAAGGTAGGAAATACCGCGAGGCTTTATTTCGAGGTCACGTATCCCTTATCGACTCAGTTGCAGTCTACACTGCTAGATAATGAAGGAAAAATTTATCTTCCCCGCGCTGAGCAAG
The DNA window shown above is from Candidatus Thiodictyon syntrophicum and carries:
- the tnpB gene encoding IS66 family insertion sequence element accessory protein TnpB (TnpB, as the term is used for proteins encoded by IS66 family insertion elements, is considered an accessory protein, since TnpC, encoded by a neighboring gene, is a DDE family transposase.); amino-acid sequence: MLALTPQLRVLVATDPADFRQGIDGLARRVRQVLADEPMSGALFVFRNRRGTAIKLLVYDGQGFWLCQKRLSEGRFRHWPSGPPGQVLAPQELAVLLAGGDWRAAAGAPVWRALTPGA
- the tnpC gene encoding IS66 family transposase, which codes for MSWRKNPRTPRVSVPIARLDAIVERTRTQALPVDDHATLKAAVDTLARLTEELETTTTTLERVRRLIFGPRTETTDTVLGKDQPAPRDAPAPPADADPAAPGASDGDATLPPHQKTRTGHGRNGADKYPRAPRIPVAHATLKQGDPCPEPGCTGRVYVQRQEPAVLVRVTGVAPLQAQVYTLERLRCGLCGTVFTADPPAGVGAAKYDATAAAMIALLKYGCGLPFHRIQRLEQALAIPLPATTQWDVVAAAAPCLAPAVEELAQQAAQGTVLYNDDTTMRILKFTAEARAEALPPGANAERTGVFTSGVVAETVNGPIALFKTGPCHAGEHLAEVLNRRHDPVPPIQMSDALARNTPGDHPTQAASCIPHGRRKFVEVHDAFPDEVAFVLETLRPVFHTDHQAQHQGLDPHARLLLHQQESGPRMQALHDWMATQLETHAVEPNSGLGQAIRYMQNHWQKMTLFLRVPGAPLSNNICERALKKAILHRNNSLFYRTLNGAKVGDLFMSLIHTAELHQVAPFDYLVALQRHPAAVALDPPAWMPWNYTTALARLAAEPAPD
- a CDS encoding choice-of-anchor X domain-containing protein, which translates into the protein MKHRADHFRFVHALVLGIISCLVWPHLSFAKAGDAPSDSQRLLSTVASPSGAYAGRSGVNPYESLKSFPKDAIFIVDTGGDLDKYVFKEDVVDGKLRIAIPVSRFFGEVDADGKLQNIQTMIDRGIIGKEARLLINVYDVDNDYQGTEVRPEQDFVFFNGKQLKDPLTSGNDTWSTRSYTIPTSEIKFPKKSSGSDKIVPADNNIEILVDRANAETNIWATEVDWIALEIDGIRPIVLIHGHGGDPSTWTTFTSFLRSDNAPFYLPLSGETESYGCISANAGHVSEIVQKVKDVYGVEKVNLVTHSRGGVDSRRYIRNGNAANVNSLIQLSAPNHGAGIGALGNSCSADDLQRGHFRDNFNYQPIRIPVSGAFNDEYRYLPLYNIEENAVPTLVTIGDDDYVVDTNSATFPWTPTCQGKIDVIESKCPDIIVKSRSIGGETTWPEATNVNRLAAGLDHGGIHDDKSTYDWVISQIGRLTAQVASTTKSLSSTEVSQAATQDENTSLISSDAYLIRSGETKSHTVKVGNTARLYFEVTYPLSTQLQSTLLDNEGKIYLPRAEQESGFGVTRRYVVENPVAGEWKLTIQSVSSRSYSLNVWQISDSIEFASRPEKSSYRPGDTAKFFAYFKDGANSIKNASVIVTILTADEIESSLALYDDGTHSDEISNDGVFTNIFVPAATGGFSYATKANGDGVQRQVNGEFTVVSNDSAFTDHYVVSTVDVNSDGLFDILQADVEVEFGASGDYEIVGSLKDVNGKVIETVLASVQSPAIGKQSIRLNFDGRLIHNNGVDGALRLADLMLRFKIDNQFSLIDYRDVAYQTVIYSSDIFQQSLVVLTGNTSDQGLDADSDLLYDFLRVTLEVKTVMPGSYQLIARLVASGGEEVEWINKTVTLVKGVNLISLDFSGEKIRQLRIDGSYAVKDLLIIGKDTAVSTSLNVTDVYTTDTYRYALFQSIPTDVEVDSANIASLPELPSAGVNVQLVAIIENNGATTDKSILVRFYEGDPSLGVRIGGDHLISGLAEGVGETVSQPWIPVTAGDKDIFVTVNPSRSIVEFDYSNNVGFKTIKVENGIIAAAAAIPAVSRFATFALIGILLAMGIYENRRRLK
- a CDS encoding PIN domain-containing protein, which translates into the protein MREGACDLVWSAILDFKNAKNPFAARRQAIGKWRALAVECVTIDESVLARAREAMDLGLGEYDALHVGAAIAGRADMLVTTDDKLLRRVRAMPDLTALPPGEALAVLERWYEN